A window of the Megalopta genalis isolate 19385.01 chromosome 2, iyMegGena1_principal, whole genome shotgun sequence genome harbors these coding sequences:
- the RsfS312 gene encoding ribosomal silencing factor RsfS-like protein, 312 isoform X2, whose amino-acid sequence MYSAITVNITLVSTCATKMRGRLQSYLLQSRKLLFDYCKPRVNNVITYSQLKQVRQFSIKDNTEFNGTDNLKNSSRNLPGSLSNAYKVFDDKDAEIILDEEVEKETIQLEDLQSKEEYYDPYEGINLELTGISQKHSTALATFVRKVYKLKKCQTDFMPKIEGEKSKDWLALDLGNIALHIFSKSARILYDLETLWTVGPEYDSNNKNDTDADIMEQFNQFLSDMDPIDENDTKKK is encoded by the exons ATGTACTCTGCAATTACTGTAAACATAACCTTAGTTAGTACATGTGCTACAAAGATGCGAGGACGGTTACAATCATATCTATTGCAATCAAGAAAATTGCTTTTCGACTATTGTAAACCTCGTGTAAATAATGTGATTACATATTCCCAGTTGAAACAAGTAcgacaattttcaataaaagaTAATACAGAATTTAACGGCACAGATAACTTGAAGAATAGTTCACGTAACCTACCAGGTTCCTTAAGTAACGCTTATAAAGTTTTCGATGACAAAGATGCAGAAATTATACTGGATGAAGAAGTTGAAAAAGAAACTATCCAATTGGAAGATTTACAATCTAAAGAGGAATATTATGATCCTTATGAAGGAATCAATCTGGAAC TTACAGGTATATCGCAAAAACATTCAACAGCCTTGGCTACTTTTGTACGTAAagtatataaattaaaaaagtGTCAGACAGATTTTATGCCGAAGATTGAAGGAGAAAAGTCAAAAGATTGGTTAGCTCTGGATTTAG GTAATATTGCTTTACACATTTTTTCAAAGTCTGCAAGAATATTGTACGACTTGGAAACATTATGGACTGTTGGTCCTGAATATGATAGTAACAATAAAAATGATACAGATGCAGATATTATGGAGCAATTTAATCAATTTTTGTCTGACATGGATCCTATCGATGAAAATGATACcaaaaaaaaataa
- the LOC117230052 gene encoding uncharacterized protein LOC117230052: protein MASDTQSICKKKSTRFLQVPLKSTEQIYFVFLIPTLIACFAYIIHFSADLVVAIQHFRENNPVWGYCTIGFMYSPAVMYFILTVSRPDWWMTDDDKLAKGVFVWFCLQLCQLIGFVFFSLYRYAGLIVLSVDAIILSGKERTKTLDIAAAPAAIELYLFLQAWFQAVPQAIFQTHLLFRESSFHQSHQSVVIKVLSILMSIVIVAIQTTSFQRFESQRVNGRKLPWAMWLKKYCVQELCDLEEKTPLKLSDIKEEDTVHANNITEESKECNKSTKEDEDKEQADSHASLDRQISLTPPLPPKNVQIIPPPTPLRGITTVTPLPVPDLPAPPRPDSICTITETESENVLTKSETETDKGSDISHNLKVPQRRYTKKGLEEDDPIGKFLCFLWWFCFILARILAITVFYEFYPVYLAIVMTIHYGIMLLYLFYYTKYYDAISFFVNLWLGLIYIVCLIEYRIKFKYADKWLLPYYVFVILQNTLLTLVWYFYADGNGFWYSYIFYVIFSSMALCISSTVVYCVLLKPKKRRIYTS, encoded by the exons ATGGCAAGCGACACACAGTCAATTTGTAAAAAGAAGTCTACTCGTTTTCTACAAGTTCCTTTGAAATCAACAGAACAGATTTATTTTGTGTTCTTGATCCCAACATTGATTGCTTGTTTTGCATATATAATCCATTTCTCTGCTGACCTGGTAGTCGCCATACAACATtttagagaaaataatccaGTATGGGGATATTGTACTATCGGTTTCATGTATTCGCCAGCAGTCATGTACTTTATACTGACAGTTTCGAGGCCAGATTGGTGGATGACAGATGATGATAAATTGGCAAAAGGGGTCTTTGTTTGGTTCTGTCTTCAATTGTGTCAGTTGATCGGATTTGTCTTCTTTTCACTATATAG ATATGCAGGTCTCATTGTGTTATCTGTGGATGCTATTATATTATCCGGCAAGGAGAGAACTAAGACTCTAGACATAGCAGCTGCACCAGCAGCCATAGAACTATACCTTTTTTTACAAGCTTGGTTCCAGGCAGTTCCACAAGCTATCTTCCAAACGCATCTACTCTTCCGTGAATCATCATTTCATCAGAGTCACCAGTCCG TTGTTATTAAAGTGCTTTCCATTCTTATGTCCATTGTGATTGTAGCTATTCAAACTACCTCCTTTCAAAGGTTTGAAAGTCAACGCGTTAATGGTAGAAAACTGCCATGGGCAATGTGGTTAAAAAAATATTGTGTTCAG GAACTCTGTGATCTTGAAGAAAAAACTCCCCTAAAGTTATCTGATATAAAGGAGGAGGACACTGTTCATGCAAATAATATTACAGAGGAATCTAAAGAATGTAATAAATCTACGAAAGAAGATGAAGACAAAGAACAAGCTGATTCTCATGCCTCTTTAGATCGTCAAATATCTCTAACTCCTCCGTTACCGCCAAAAAATGTGCAAATCATACCACCCCCTACACCTTTACGAGGAATTACCACAGTCACACCTTTACCTGTTCCTGATCTACCAGCTCCACCAAGACCAGATTCAATATGTACAATAACAGAAACCGAATCTGAAAATGTACTTACTAAATCTGAGACAGAAACAGACAAAGGATCAGATATCTCACACAACTTAAAAGTTCCACAACGAAGGTATACAAAAAAGGGTTTAGAAGAAGATGATCCTATAGGGAAATTCTTATGTTTCTTATGGTGGTTTTGTTTTATTCTAGCACGTATACTAGCTATTACTGTGTTCTATGAATTTTATCCAGTTTATTTAGCTATTGTAATGACTATACACTATGGTATTATGTTGTTATACCTCTTCTACTATACAAAATATTATGACGCCATTAGTTTCTTTGTTAACTTATGGTtgggattaatttatatagTTTGTTTGATCGAGTAcagaattaaatttaaatatgcaGATAAATGGTTGTTACCATACTATGTCTTCGTAATACTACAAAATACGCTTCTAACATTAGTATGGTACTTCTATGCAGACGGGAATGGATTTTGGTAttcttatatattttatgtaatattttcaagtatggCGCTATGTATTTCATCAACGGTAGTTTATTGCGTTCTACTTAAGCCAAAGAAACGTAGAATATATACCAGTTGA
- the RsfS312 gene encoding ribosomal silencing factor RsfS-like protein, 312 isoform X1, with protein MYSAITVNITLVSTCATKMRGRLQSYLLQSRKLLFDYCKPRVNNVITYSQLKQVRQFSIKDNTEFNGTDNLKNSSRNLPGSLSNAYKVFDDKDAEIILDEEVEKETIQLEDLQSKEEYYDPYEGINLERGVTGVYEIEDLVSLLHRENAKNIFVASVPPEFSYVDYIVIVTGISQKHSTALATFVRKVYKLKKCQTDFMPKIEGEKSKDWLALDLGNIALHIFSKSARILYDLETLWTVGPEYDSNNKNDTDADIMEQFNQFLSDMDPIDENDTKKK; from the exons ATGTACTCTGCAATTACTGTAAACATAACCTTAGTTAGTACATGTGCTACAAAGATGCGAGGACGGTTACAATCATATCTATTGCAATCAAGAAAATTGCTTTTCGACTATTGTAAACCTCGTGTAAATAATGTGATTACATATTCCCAGTTGAAACAAGTAcgacaattttcaataaaagaTAATACAGAATTTAACGGCACAGATAACTTGAAGAATAGTTCACGTAACCTACCAGGTTCCTTAAGTAACGCTTATAAAGTTTTCGATGACAAAGATGCAGAAATTATACTGGATGAAGAAGTTGAAAAAGAAACTATCCAATTGGAAGATTTACAATCTAAAGAGGAATATTATGATCCTTATGAAGGAATCAATCTGGAAC gTGGAGTTACTGGAGTATatgaaatagaagatttagtaTCATTGTTGCATAGAGAGAATGCTAAGAATATCTTCGTGGCATCGGTTCCTCCTGAATTCTCGTATGTTGATTACATAGTCATAGTTACAGGTATATCGCAAAAACATTCAACAGCCTTGGCTACTTTTGTACGTAAagtatataaattaaaaaagtGTCAGACAGATTTTATGCCGAAGATTGAAGGAGAAAAGTCAAAAGATTGGTTAGCTCTGGATTTAG GTAATATTGCTTTACACATTTTTTCAAAGTCTGCAAGAATATTGTACGACTTGGAAACATTATGGACTGTTGGTCCTGAATATGATAGTAACAATAAAAATGATACAGATGCAGATATTATGGAGCAATTTAATCAATTTTTGTCTGACATGGATCCTATCGATGAAAATGATACcaaaaaaaaataa